Proteins from one Nerophis lumbriciformis linkage group LG08, RoL_Nlum_v2.1, whole genome shotgun sequence genomic window:
- the zfyve28 gene encoding lateral signaling target protein 2 homolog isoform X2 encodes MQIPTKKKRSRTVASKTVFKRLSDRLFRLRRIHSRFFCCSFISASFMKNRRSFSSTWDISSSSSWPACLKKKRTDPQLLAQFFYADDELNQVAAELDSLDGRKDPQRCTLLVNQFRSCQDNVLNIINQIMDECIPCDRANRDFSVKFPEEIRHDNLAGQLWFGAECLAAGSIIMNREIESIAMRPLAKDLTQSLEEVRNITRDQALRDLNFYTDRMRDALRHFDSLFAEFELSYVSAMVPVKSPKEYFVQQEVIVLFCETVERALKLGYLTQDMIDDYEPALMFTIPRLAIVCGLVVYSEGPLNLNRRGEDISELFRPFRSLLKKIRDLLQTLTDEELVMLERNLCISQDGELATGPGQATKTTPAPVEENQSSSSPTNDTSKGQSDDKHLAVFVCPSQKEELAEVEKGWEEVESEKGEQEQGLLCEEAEEAELACSMQYDEEELEQLNMMVYRVGDEMSTLLSPPSQGQSPAHRPNRGEAGGASGASSIEASPIRVLRCRGSTGIYLEEEDRVFFMEDVDAAGDRITSISRDVRSSIALPSKAPKPAPSFQRSPGQRADSVSNGWHSEAPSEPPCLQPCSKNTRCLNAMRPPCTSAPSSAPLPYTNGWEVGLEGNMSETAEVIAHRMGGMKLSATVIFNPRSPSLTELAVDKLLLQRPSPSEIEPCGPLVATHCLLNSCVCCGSCEDAHDDAFTSETAGLGLGLAFGADKHCKTAAPGSFIQSSACRLPPRNREPLSRGELCQLSTASSRCLNEPLEEEGRPQLCEKCLLGIPQLENHNQDCSNCRSDKDFPCNHQEMTENIEAEIDRQGVKESKRNTKQESRKGSSFQNSPLSSVSGSDCDSVSVTTCSLSSSAYTPSPVSSLTPSSGMSEDLDHEEVQLALQDAKVAARNKIRSRFHSSSDLIHRLFVCISGVADQLQTNYASDLRSILKTLFEVMATKCEQGDNGNQKKVPVVRSAVLEDCALCQETISSSELAAKAREGHFEDPPDWVPDEVCSFCIACKAPFTVIRRKHHCRSCGKIFCSRCSSNSAPLPRYGQMKPVRVCTHCYMFHVTPFYSDKATI; translated from the exons AGAACAGACCCGCAGCTTCTGGCCCAGTTCTTTTACGCCGACGATGAGTTGAACCAGGTGGCCGCTGAGCTAGACAGTCTCGACGGCAGAAAAGACCCTCAAAGATGTACACTACTGGTCAACCAGTTCCGCTCCTGCCAG GACAATGTGCTCAACATTATCAATCAGATCATGGATGAATGTATCCCCTGCGATCGAGCCAACAGAGACTTCTCTGTTAAGTTCCCCGAGGAGATTCGTCATGACAACTTGGCAGGGCAGCTGTGGTTTGGAGCAGAG TGTTTGGCTGCAGGCTCCATCATCATGAACAGGGAGATTGAAAGTATAGCGATGAGACCCCTGGCAAAGGACTTGACTCAAAGCCTGGAGGAGGTACGCAACATCACCAGAGACCAGGCCCTGCGCGACCTCAACTTTTATACAGACCGCATGAGGGACGCACTGCGACATTTCGACAGCCTTTTTGCTGAGTTTGAACTCAG CTATGTGTCAGCCATGGTGCCTGTCAAGTCTCCCAAAGAATACTTTGTACAGCAGGAGGTCATCGTGCTCTTCTGTGAGACGGTGGAAAG GGCGCTGAAGCTGGGCTACCTCACACAAGACATGATTGATGACTATGAGCCTGCACTGATGTTTACAATTCCCAGACTAGCCATTGTATG CGGGCTGGTTGTGTACTCAGAGGGACCTCTCAACCTAAACCGCAGAGGGGAGGACATATCAGAGCTCTTTCGGCCTTTTCGTTCTTTACTGAAGAAAATCAG AGACCTGCTGCAGACTCTGACTGACGAAGAGTTGGTAATGCTTGAGAGGAACCTCTGCATCTCTCAGGACGGCGAGTTGGCCACAGGCCCCGGACAGGCCACAAAGACCACACCAGCACCTGTTGAAGAGAATCAATCCTCCAGCAGCCCCACAAATGACACCTCCAAGGGGCAAAGTGATGACAAGCATTTGGCTGTTTTTGTCTGCCCCAGCCAGAAGGAGGAGTTGGCAGAAGTGGAAAAAGGCTGGGAGGAAGTGGAATCTGAGAAAGGGGAGCAGGAGCAGGGCCTGCTGTGTGAGGAGGCAGAGGAAGCTGAACTTGCTTGTTCCATGCAGTATGACGAGGAAGAACTGGAGCAGCTCAACATGATGGTGTACCGTGTAGGTGACGAAATGTCCACTCTGCTGTCGCCTCCGAGCCAGGGTCAGTCCCCAGCACACCGTCCCAACAGAGGAGAGGCAGGAGGCGCCAGTGGGGCCTCCAGCATTGAGGCTTCCCCCATCAGGGTGCTGAGGTGCCGAGGAAGCACAGGAATCTATTTAGAGGAAGAAGACAGGGTCTTCTTCATGGAAGATGTGGACGCAGCAGGAGACAGAATCACCAGCATCTCAAGAGACGTTCGGAGTAGTATTGCTTTGCCTTCTAAAGCGCCAAAGCCTGCTCCTTCTTTCCAACGTAGTCCAGGTCAGAGGGCTGACTCAGTCAGCAACGGTTGGCACTCTGAGGCACCTTCAGAGCCACCATGTCTACAGCCATGCAGCAAAAACACACGCTGTCTCAATGCAATGCGCCCACCGTGCACCTCTGCCCCCAGCTCAGCACCTCTGCCTTATACCAATGGCTGGGAGGTGGGCCTAGAGGGCAATATGAGTGAAACCGCAGAAGTCATTGCCCATCGTATGGGGGGGATGAAGCTGTCGGCCACTGTCATTTTCAACCCCCGCTCCCCGAGCTTGACGGAGCTGGCAGTGGACAAGCTGCTGCTTCAGCGGCCATCTCCCTCAGAGATTGAACCctgcggccccctggtggccactCACTGCCTACTTAACTCATGTGTTTGCTGCGGGAGCTGTGAAGACGCACACGATGACGCTTTCACCTCTGAGACCGCGGGGCTTGGGTTAGGCCTCGCTTTTGGAGCTGATAAACACTGCAAGACCGCAGCCCCCGGGTCTTTCATCCAATCATCTGCTTGCCGGCTGCCCCCTCGAAACCGCGAGCCCCTCAGTAGAGGAGAACTCTGCCAGCTGTCTACCGCTTCCTCCCGCTGCTTGAATGAGCCCCTGGAAGAGGAGGGAAGACCTCAGCTCTGTGAGAAGTGCCTGTTGGGCATCCCTCAGCTGGAGAATCACAATCAGGACTGTAGCAACTGCAGAAGTGATAAAGACTTCCCATGCAACCATCAGGAGATGACTGAAAACATAGAGGCCGAAATAGATAGGCAAGGAGTTAAAGAATCCAAGAGGAACACCAAACAGGAGAGCAGGAAGGGCTCCAG cTTTCAAAACTCCCCTCTCAGCTCTGTGTCAGGTAGTGACTGTGACAGTGTGTCGGTCACCACATGTAGTCTATCCAGCAGTGCTTACACTCCAAG CCCTGTCAGCAGCCTCACTCCAAGCTCAGGCATGTCAGAGGACCTGGACCATGAGGAGGTCCAGCTTGCCCTGCAAGATGCAAAGGTGGCCGCCCGCAATAAGATACGTTCACGCTTCCACAGCAGCAGTGACCTCATCCACCGCCTCTTTGTTTGTATATCAG GCGTTGCTGATCAGCTGCAGACCAACTACGCCAGCGACCTACGCAGCATCCTCAAAACGCTGTTTGAGGTCATGGCGACCAAGTGTGAGCAGGGAGACAATGGTAACCAAAAGAAAG TTCCTGTTGTGCGAAGTGCTGTACTTGAAGACTGTGCCCTCTGTCAGGAGACCATTTCCTCATCAGAATTGGCAGCCAAGGCCCGGGAAGGACACTTTGAAG ACCCTCCGGACTGGGTTCCAGATGAAGTGTGCAGCTTCTGTATCGCCTGCAAAGCTCCTTTCACCGTCATCCGCCGGAAGCATCACTGCAGGAGCTGTGGGAAA ATCTTTTGCTCTCGCTGTTCCTCCAACTCGGCTCCATTGCCACGTTATGGCCAGATGAAGCCTGTGAGGGTGTGCACACACTGCTACATGTTTCACGTCACACCTTTCTACAGTGACAAGGCCACTATTTGA